Proteins encoded in a region of the bacterium genome:
- a CDS encoding SoxR reducing system RseC family protein: MLQEEYGEVLKIEGPLVKVRMPQHGGCASCGQRVICFPMGRERVLIARAQGKLNAGDGVMIMTASAPAIISSLLVFIGPIILLISLWFIFQAFGAVLWVKLASMGLALVAYFVILSRIDKRLRRSGWFLPRAVRCDTIKARGSTKDE; the protein is encoded by the coding sequence ACGGAGAGGTTCTCAAAATCGAAGGCCCTCTTGTCAAAGTCAGGATGCCGCAGCATGGCGGTTGCGCATCATGCGGTCAGCGGGTTATATGCTTTCCGATGGGCAGGGAGAGGGTGCTGATTGCAAGAGCCCAGGGCAAGCTTAATGCAGGGGATGGGGTCATGATCATGACGGCTTCTGCTCCTGCAATAATCTCCTCTCTGCTCGTTTTCATAGGTCCAATCATACTCCTCATATCCCTGTGGTTCATATTCCAGGCTTTTGGCGCGGTGCTGTGGGTTAAGCTTGCGAGCATGGGACTCGCTCTGGTCGCGTATTTCGTTATTCTCTCAAGGATAGACAAGAGACTCCGGCGCTCGGGATGGTTCCTGCCAAGGGCTGTAAGGTGCGATACAATAAAAGCCAGGGGCTCGACTAAAGATGAATGA